One stretch of Carassius gibelio isolate Cgi1373 ecotype wild population from Czech Republic chromosome B1, carGib1.2-hapl.c, whole genome shotgun sequence DNA includes these proteins:
- the LOC127949661 gene encoding splicing factor U2AF 35 kDa subunit isoform X3, translating to MLNSLSFFYKDAHFVFQTIVLMNIYRNTQNSAQSADGLRCAVSDVEMQEHYDGFFEEVFTEMEEKYGDVEEMNVCDNLGDHLVGNVYVKFRREEDAEKAVLDLNNRWFNAQPIHAELSPVTDFREACCRQYEMGECTRGGFCNFMHLKPISRELRRELYGRRRKRHRSRSRSHERRSGDRSRGGRERERRRSRDRERSGRF from the exons ATGCTAAACAGTCTTAGTTTCTTTTACAAAGatgcacattttgtatttcagaCCATTGTCCTCATGAACATATACCGTAACACTCAAAACTCTGCCCAGTCTGCTGATGGTTTACGCT GTGCTGTTAGTGATGTGGAAATGCAGGAACATTATGATGGGTTTTTTGAG GAGGTCTTTACGGAGATGGAGGAGAAGTATGGAGATGTCGAGGAGATGAATGTGTGCGATAACCTTGGTGATCATTTGGTTGGAAATGTTTATGTGAAG TTTCGGAGGGAAGAGGATGCTGAGAAGGCTGTATTGGACTTAAATAATCGCTGGTTTAATGCCCAACCAATACATGCAGAGCTCTCACCAGTAACAGACTTCAGAGAAGCCTGCTGTAGGCAGTATGAAATGGG GGAGTGCACTAGAGGCGGTTTCTGTAATTTCATGCACTTGAAACCCATTTCTCGAGAGCTGAGGAGAGAGCTTTATGGACGTCGTAGAAAAAG ACATCGTTCTCGGTCAAGATCTCATGAAAGACGCTCTGGTGACCGCAGTCGTGGAGGTCGTGAACGTGAGCGGAGAAGATCAAGAGATCGTGAACGGTCTGGAAGATTTTGA
- the LOC127949661 gene encoding splicing factor U2AF 35 kDa subunit isoform X4: protein MNIYRNTQNSAQSADGLRCAVSDVEMQEHYDGFFEEVFTEMEEKYGDVEEMNVCDNLGDHLVGNVYVKFRREEDAEKAVLDLNNRWFNAQPIHAELSPVTDFREACCRQYEMGECTRGGFCNFMHLKPISRELRRELYGRRRKRHRSRSRSHERRSGDRSRGGRERERRRSRDRERSGRF from the exons ATGAACATATACCGTAACACTCAAAACTCTGCCCAGTCTGCTGATGGTTTACGCT GTGCTGTTAGTGATGTGGAAATGCAGGAACATTATGATGGGTTTTTTGAG GAGGTCTTTACGGAGATGGAGGAGAAGTATGGAGATGTCGAGGAGATGAATGTGTGCGATAACCTTGGTGATCATTTGGTTGGAAATGTTTATGTGAAG TTTCGGAGGGAAGAGGATGCTGAGAAGGCTGTATTGGACTTAAATAATCGCTGGTTTAATGCCCAACCAATACATGCAGAGCTCTCACCAGTAACAGACTTCAGAGAAGCCTGCTGTAGGCAGTATGAAATGGG GGAGTGCACTAGAGGCGGTTTCTGTAATTTCATGCACTTGAAACCCATTTCTCGAGAGCTGAGGAGAGAGCTTTATGGACGTCGTAGAAAAAG ACATCGTTCTCGGTCAAGATCTCATGAAAGACGCTCTGGTGACCGCAGTCGTGGAGGTCGTGAACGTGAGCGGAGAAGATCAAGAGATCGTGAACGGTCTGGAAGATTTTGA
- the cbsa gene encoding cystathionine beta-synthase a — MNPVHINDVTQVLLNAQLLKWTVGAYQQEDYQGIMPSVPSNKESDSPACPFAGKKTTGVEKLVSDNVERPLQLNRETGATDPKWIRPDLPSRCTWKPGMSLENSPHKHFPRTKAEKILPNILDRIGDTPLVRINKISKTFGLKCELLAKCEFFNAGGSVKDRISLRMVEDAEREGILKPGDTIIEPTSGNTGIGLALAAAVKGYRCIIVMPEKMSMEKVDVLRALGAEIVRTPTSARFDSPESHVGVAWRLKNEVPNSHILDQYRNPSNPLAHYDTTAEEILEQCDGKVDMLVAGAGTGGTITGVARKLKEKCPNIKIVAVDPEGSILAEPDVLNRTDKTQYEVEGIGYDFIPTVLDRSLVDKWYKSNDEESFAIARMLIRDEGLLCGGSSGTAMAAAVKFAKELKEGQRCVVILPDSIRNYMSKFLSDKWMFQKGFLRVEDIMVNKPWWWNLKLQNLNLCAPLTVLPTVTCQKTIKILKEKCFDQAPVVDEAGLILGMVTLGNMLASVLAGKVKPSDPVSKVLYKQFKQIRLTDNLGKLSRILETDHFALVVHEQIQYLTDGSSTQKQMVFGVVTAIDLLNFVTAREKRERTMSESADEY; from the exons ATGAACCCCGTTCATATAAATGACGTGACGCAGGTACTTCTGAATGCACAACTGTTAAAGTGGACGGTCGGCGCTTATCAGCaag AGGACTATCAAGGAATCATGCCTTCAGTTCCATCCAACAAGGAGAGCGACAGTCCTGCCTGCCCTTTTGCTGGCAAGAAGACCACTGGTGTTGAGAAGTTGGTTTCAGATAATGTAGAAAGACCCCTGCAGCTGAATAGAGAAACTGGGGCCACTGACCCAAAATGGATTCGCCCTGACCTGCCAAGCAGATGTACCTGGAAACCAGGAATGTCTCTTGAAAATTCCCCTCACAAACACTTCCCCAG GACAAAAGCTGAGAAGATTTTGCCCAACATCCTCGACAGGATTGGAGACACACCACTGGTCCGCATAAACAAGATCTCTAAGACTTTTGGACTAAAGTGTGAACTTT TGGCCAAGTGTGAGTTCTTTAACGCTGGTGGTAGTGTGAAGGACCGTATCAGTCTGCGTATGGTGGAGGACGCAGAAAGGGAAGGCATCCTCAAACCTGGAGACACCATTATAGAGCCCACCTCTGGAAATACAG GTATTGGTCTTGCATTGGCAGCAGCTGTGAAGGGTTATCGCTGCATAATTGTTATGCCTGAGAAAATGAGCATGGAAAAG GTTGATGTCTTGAGAGCTTTGGGTGCTGAGATTGTCCGAACTCCCACCAGTGCAAGGTTTGACTCCCCTGAGTCCCATGTGGGTGTGGCTTGGCGCTTGAAGAATGAGGTTCCTAACTCGCACATCCTGGACCAGTACCGCAATCCCAGCAACCCCCTGGCTCATTATGACACCACTGCTGAGGAGATTCTGGAGCAGTGTGATG GTAAAGTGGATATGCTGGTGGCAGGAGCCGGCACAGGTGGCACTATTACTGGCGTTGCTCGCAAACTGAAGGAAAAATGCCCAAATATTAAG ATTGTTGCGGTGGACCCAGAGGGCTCGATCCTCGCTGAGCCTGATGTGCTGAACCGGACGGATAAAACCCAGTATGAGGTGGAGGGCATCGGATATGACTTTATACCCACCGTCCTGGATAGATCT ttggttGACAAATGGTACAAATCCAACGATGAGGAATCATTTGCCATTGCCCGAATGCTTATAAGAGATGAAGGGCTCTTGTGTG GTGGGAGCTCAGGCACTGCCATGGCAGCTGCAGTAAAGTTTGCTAAAGAGCTGAAGGAGGGACAGCGCTGTGTTGTGATTCTGCCAGACTCCATTCGCAACTACAT GTCCAAGTTCTTGAGTGATAAGTGGATGTTCCAGAAGGGCTTTCTGAGGGTGGAAGACATCATGGTGAATAAACCCTG GTGGTGGAATCTGAAACTACAGAATCTAAACCTTTGTGCTCCACTAACTGTGCTGCCCACAGTCACATGCCAAAAAACCATCAAAATCTTGAAAGAAAAGTGCTTTGACCAGGCACCTGTTGTAGATGAAGCTGG GCTGATTCTGGGAATGGTGACCCTGGGAAACATGCTTGCCTCTGTGCTTGCAGGAAAGGTCAAGCCCTCTGACCCTGTCAGCAAAGTGCTCTATAAACAGTTCAAGCAG ATTCGTCTGACTGACAATCTGGGAAAGCTGTCTCGGATCTTGGAAACAGATCATTTTGCCCTGGTGGTCCATGAGCAGATACAGT atctgaCAGATGGATCTTCCACTCAAAAGCAAATGGTGTTTGGAGTGGTGACTGCCATCGATCTCCTCAACTTTGTGACAGCtcgagagaaaagagagagaactaTGTCGGAATCAGCAGATGAATACTGA
- the cryaa gene encoding alpha-crystallin A chain encodes MDISIQHPWFRRTLGYPTRLFDQLFGEGLFDYDLFPFAASSVSPYYRHSLFRSFLDSSNSGISEVRSDRDKFTVYLDVKHFSPDELSVKVTEDYVEIQGKHGERQDDHGYISREFRRRYRLPSNVDQSAITCTLSADGLLTLCGPKAGGIESGRGDRTIPVTREDKTNSGSSS; translated from the exons ATGGATATTTCCATTCAACACCCCTGGTTTAGGCGCACCCTGGGCTACCCCACCCGCCTCTTCGACCAGCTGTTTGGAGAAGGCCTGTTCGACTATGACCTCTTTCCCTTTGCTGCCTCATCTGTCAGCCCTTACTATCGACACTCACTCTTCCGCAGCTTTCTGGACTCCTCCAACTCAGGCATCTCTGAG GTGAGGTCTGACAGAGACAAATTCACAGTGTACCTGGATGTGAAACACTTCTCTCCTGATGAGCTCAGTGTGAAGGTGACAGAGGACTATGTGGAGATCCAGGGCAAACATGGAGAAAGACAG GATGATCACGGCTACATCTCCCGTGAGTTCCGCCGCCGTTACCGTCTGCCTTCTAATGTGGACCAGTCTGCTATCACCTGCACACTGTCTGCTGATGGCCTGCTTACTCTTTGTGGACCCAAGGCTGGTGGCATAGAGTCTGGCCGTGGAGATCGCACCATCCCTGTTACCCGGGAGGACAAGACCAACTCAGGCTCCTCCTCCTAG